The genomic interval TGGCGCATCAATGTGACATTTGGGTTAAGTCTGGGTTGCGGGAGTTTGAAGAGTTGAGCGGAGTTTGATGACAGGCGGAGGCAGACTGCCCACCGCCCGAAAATTAGTGCTGTTGCTTAACGACGTTAATCATCCACGGCACGCCGTATTTATCGGTGACTTTACCGAAACCGTGAGCCCAGAAGGTTTCCTGCCAGGCCATGTCGACATTCCCGCCCGCGGCGAGGTTGTCGAACCAGCGTTTACCTTGATTGACGTCCTGGGTGTCGAGAACCAGCGTGAAGCCCGCGTACTGCGCGTTGCTGCCCGGCGGCATCCCGTCGCTCATCATGATATCGCTGCCTGCAATGCGGACGTTGGAGTGAGCGATAGCCGAATCCGGAAATTGCATACCGGACGGACAGCCTTCATCGCTGTTATCGCTTTTTGGCATTTCGCCGAAGGTGATTTTATAGAGAAGCTCTGCGCCGACGGCTTGCTGGTAAAAGGCGGTGGCCTCTGCGCAGTTGCCGGCGAAAGAGATGTAGGGACTTAACGGCATAATCTTTACCTCACGTAAGAAATGCCCATTAAGTGTAGTTTCCGAAAGCCCGGTAAGCGAAGCGCCACCGGGCGGGTAAATCAGTTCTTTTTCACGAACTCTGATTTCAGCTTCATCGGACCGAAACCGTCAATTTTGCAGTCGATATTATGATCGCCTTCAACCAGACGGATATTCTTCACTTTGGTGCCGATCTTCAGCATGGAAGAACTGCCTTTCACTTTCAGGTCTTTAACCACGGTAACGCTGTCGCCGTCCGCCAGCAGATTGCCGTTCGCATCTTTTACGACAAGTGCATCAGCATCGTGTGATGGTTCGGCATCATTCCATTCGTGAGCGCATTCCGGGCAGATGAACATGCCATTATCTTCATAGGTGTATTCAGAATTGCATTTTGGGCAGTGTGGGAGTGACATATCGGTATCCTCAAAAAGTGTAAACGCGCTGGAAAGTGCCAGCTAAATGACGGCAGCGTGCCGAAAAAGGCGGCAAGTATAGCGCAAATCCACACGTTTGTCGGTGACATTGTGAATTAAAAAAAATGCAAAAAGCGTATCGGGAGTGACACTTCCTGTCAGTCAGTTAAGCGATGCTTACGTCATTAACACGGTGGAAAGAATTGGTGCTAAATATATCGAATATTTTATTGCGGCAAATTGCTACGCTCCTCCATTTCGGATAAGGTGAAGCGACACATTGTTATTTATCTCCCGACTTCGCTGCTCTACATATCTTATGGCAGTGGGGTATTACCTCTCTTTTTAGGGGGGAAATAATGATGATATATCCTGAAGTTTCTTAAAAATGGGCTACGCTTTTTTTCTTTTGGCTATCAGACCAGGAGAGGAGCTATACACGCCACGCAAGGATAGTGAATTATTTCTGATTATCATCAATCAGTTATATTTCGGCGAACATGTTTTCCACACGTGATCATATAAGCCTGAACAACATAATTAATACCAGTGGCTTAATAAAAGTAATAAATTTGCGTTAAGGAAAGTCTTTTATCATGCACGCACAGACCATTTTTGAATTAAGCCAGGAAGCTGAGCGTTTGCTACAGCTCGCCCTGCAAAACCTCGATACCTTGAAATCAATGCCGACCGAGATGCTGGAGAGCACCGCGGCTGCTATTACGGGCGAAAAGAACAACGTTTTACCTTTGCATTTTAGTGCGCGCGGTGTCGAAACACAGCATGCGATGCTGAATAATGAATTACGAAAAATAACCCGTCTGGAAATGGTCCTGGCTATTGTGGGCACCATGAAGGCGGGGAAATCGACCACCATTAATGCGATTGTGGGGACCGAAGTGTTGCCGAACCGCAATCGTCCGATGACGGCGCTTCCTACCCTGATTCGGCACTCGCCGGGCCAGAAGGAGCCGGTGCTGCATTTCTCACATGCCTCGCCGATCGATGAATTGATTCAACTGCTTCAGAAAAAGCTATGCGATTACGATCGCGGGAAGCTGGCTCAGCATCTGGAAATTGATAAAGACATGAATACGCTGCTGGAGCGCATTGAAAAAGGGGAAGCTTTTGAGAAGCATCACCTGGGCGCGCAGCCGATATTTCATTGTCTGAAAAGCCTCAACGACCTGGTGAGACTATCCCAGGCGTTAGGGGTGGAATTTCCGTTCTCTGAATATGCGGCTATCGAACACATCCCGGTGATTGAAGTGGAGTTCGTGCATCTTGCGGGTCTGGATGCTCACCTCGGACAGCTGACGCTGCTCGATACGCCCGGGCCGAATGAGGCCGGACAGCCGCATCTGCAAAAAATGCTCAGCGAGCAGTTGTCCCGCGCGTCGGCGGTGCTGGCCGTGATGGATTATACCCAGCTTAAATCTATCTCTGATGAAGAGGTACGCCAGGCCATTTCCGCGGCGGGAAAATCCGTGCCGCTGTATGCGCTGGTCAATAAATTCGATCAGAAAGATCGCAATAGCGACGATGAAGAGCAGATCCGGGCGATGATCTCCGGCACCTTAATGAAGGGCAATATTTCGCCTGGCCAGATCTACCCCGTTTCGTCCATGTGGGCCTATCTGGCGAACCGCGCTCGCTACGAGATGAGTACCCATGGAAAACTGCCGGATCATCAGGAGCAACCCTGGGTGCAGGATTTTGCCGAAGCTGCGCTTGGGCGTCGCTGGCGCACGGCGGACCTGGACGATATCGACCATATTCGTCATGCTGCCGATTTGCTCTGGGAAGATTCGCTTTTCGAACAACCGATACGCAAACTGATTTACGCCGCCTATGCAAATGCCTCGCTTTACGCGCTGCGTTCGGCCTCGCACAAGCTGCTCAACTACGCACAAAATGCCCGGGAGTACCTCGACTTCCGCTATCAGGGGCTGACGGTTGCCTTTGAGGCGCTGGAATTGAATATCGCACGTCTGGAAGAGGACATGGCGCATCTGCAGACGCGTCAGAGCGTGGTAAGTGATGAGGTGAAACATGAAGTTGAGGAGACGCTGAACGCCAATGCGGGCTTTATGGCGGCCCAAAAAACCGCGCTTAACCAGGCGATTGGCGAGGTGTTCAGCGCTCAGCATATTCTTGATTTGGCAGGCATCGTTCGGCAGAACCCTCACGGTGACGAGCCACACGAGCTGAAGCAACTGGTTCTGGACGATGAAAGGCAGGCGCAGATTGCGCTGAGTAAAATCCGCTCCTCCTGCGAGCTGGTGATGCTGGATGCGCAGACGAAGATTTGCCGGGAGCTGGCGTTACGCTTCGACCAGCTTGAGTCTACGCTGGCGCGTTCCCTGAACGAAGCCATGCGGCCCATCGAAACGCGTATTAAAGAGCATCTCAGCCATGCGGGCTTTCGGGCGCGGATCAGTTTCCCGGCGTTTCAGGCTCACCAGCTTAACTTCAATACGCGGGCGCTGTTTAATGATGCGATAGCGCAGGATGACAGCCAGGCAGGCCCGTCATCAGGCGGGAGCAGCATGCGAGAAACGGTCTCTCGCTGGCTCAATAACCCGGGCTGGGGCTGGGATGAGTATGTGGAAACGCGCACGCGCTATGTTATCGATATTGCGCAGCTACATGACAAATTTAAGCAACATATTGAGCTGTTTTGTGAACAAATACGTAAAGCTTTTTCCGCGCAGGTCGATGTCTCTGTTACGGCAGGAATGGCAACGTTCTTTGCAGAATTTTCGTTGTGCCTGACCGGGTTACAGGAAAGCTTGCGTGAT from Enterobacter sp. JBIWA008 carries:
- the yjdN gene encoding VOC family metalloprotein YjdN; this translates as MPLSPYISFAGNCAEATAFYQQAVGAELLYKITFGEMPKSDNSDEGCPSGMQFPDSAIAHSNVRIAGSDIMMSDGMPPGSNAQYAGFTLVLDTQDVNQGKRWFDNLAAGGNVDMAWQETFWAHGFGKVTDKYGVPWMINVVKQQH
- a CDS encoding zinc ribbon domain-containing protein YjdM, whose protein sequence is MSLPHCPKCNSEYTYEDNGMFICPECAHEWNDAEPSHDADALVVKDANGNLLADGDSVTVVKDLKVKGSSSMLKIGTKVKNIRLVEGDHNIDCKIDGFGPMKLKSEFVKKN
- the crfC gene encoding clamp-binding protein CrfC — encoded protein: MHAQTIFELSQEAERLLQLALQNLDTLKSMPTEMLESTAAAITGEKNNVLPLHFSARGVETQHAMLNNELRKITRLEMVLAIVGTMKAGKSTTINAIVGTEVLPNRNRPMTALPTLIRHSPGQKEPVLHFSHASPIDELIQLLQKKLCDYDRGKLAQHLEIDKDMNTLLERIEKGEAFEKHHLGAQPIFHCLKSLNDLVRLSQALGVEFPFSEYAAIEHIPVIEVEFVHLAGLDAHLGQLTLLDTPGPNEAGQPHLQKMLSEQLSRASAVLAVMDYTQLKSISDEEVRQAISAAGKSVPLYALVNKFDQKDRNSDDEEQIRAMISGTLMKGNISPGQIYPVSSMWAYLANRARYEMSTHGKLPDHQEQPWVQDFAEAALGRRWRTADLDDIDHIRHAADLLWEDSLFEQPIRKLIYAAYANASLYALRSASHKLLNYAQNAREYLDFRYQGLTVAFEALELNIARLEEDMAHLQTRQSVVSDEVKHEVEETLNANAGFMAAQKTALNQAIGEVFSAQHILDLAGIVRQNPHGDEPHELKQLVLDDERQAQIALSKIRSSCELVMLDAQTKICRELALRFDQLESTLARSLNEAMRPIETRIKEHLSHAGFRARISFPAFQAHQLNFNTRALFNDAIAQDDSQAGPSSGGSSMRETVSRWLNNPGWGWDEYVETRTRYVIDIAQLHDKFKQHIELFCEQIRKAFSAQVDVSVTAGMATFFAEFSLCLTGLQESLRDSLAVRQQNEHSTRALCQLLKQSITTATWIQEDTRLLRDDIQTLFAAEQP